A region from the Pectinophora gossypiella chromosome 29, ilPecGoss1.1, whole genome shotgun sequence genome encodes:
- the LOC126379616 gene encoding RNA exonuclease 4-like, which produces MSLTNYIAIDCEMVATGVRREYDMLARVSIVNEYCQKVYDEYVFPTERVTDYRTPISGIRRQDLMNGEDFDEVREDVRRMIKRRVIVGHGLEHDLRVLHLSHPEWNIRDTANYPPFIRMNRNRTPSLKWLARRILRENIQQGEHSSVEDAATAMRLYLHVAQEWEDWLDSDSDSSSD; this is translated from the exons aTGTCTTTAACAAATTACATCGCGATTGATTGCGAAATGGTCGCCACGGGGGTTAGGCGAGAATACGATATGTTAGCAAGGGTGTCAATTGTGAATGAATATTGCCAAAAAGTTTATGATGAATATGTTTTCCCAACTGAACGAGTTACCGACTACCGGACGCCTATTAGCGGGATCCGAAGACAGGACTTGATGAATGGCGAAGACTTTGACGAagtaag AGAGGACGTGCGTCGAATGATCAAGCGCCGGGTGATTGTCGGCCATGGGTTGGAGCATGACTTGCGCGTACTTCACCTGTCTCACCCGGAATGGAACATACGCGATACTGCCAACTATCCGCCTTTTATCAGG ATGAATCGCAACCGAACTCCGTCCCTAAAGTGGCTGGCGCGAAGGATTCTCCGCGAGAATATACAACAG ggTGAGCACAGCTCGGTGGAGGATGCAGCCACTGCCATGAGGTTGTACTTGCACGTTGCGCAAGAGTGGGAAGACTGGCTGGACAGCGACAGTGACAGTTCAAGTGACTGA